A region of Streptomyces sp. WMMC500 DNA encodes the following proteins:
- a CDS encoding sulfotransferase, whose amino-acid sequence MRMNTVGKGLRRRGRLMAQALGPRRRAPRPSPAPPRAKARPEAYRAPRAPRLVPSPVFVLSSVRSGSTLLRVLLNSHPEIRAPHEMHLRTLRVELTRPYSAKAMEGLELDRRELEHLLWDRVLHMELERSGKRVIVDKTPANALIRDRLADCWPDARFLVLLRHPGAVVSSLVNRRKEPDLDAIHAEVLDYGEALEAARTGLGAAGHVLRYEDLTAEPAGTARGICEFLGVEWAPEMLDYGAHDHGTFRPHLGDWSSNIKSGRIQPARAGDHDAGLTGRLAELAELWGYRRAG is encoded by the coding sequence ATGCGCATGAACACCGTCGGCAAGGGACTCAGGCGGCGGGGCAGGCTGATGGCGCAGGCGCTCGGCCCGCGCCGGCGCGCCCCCCGGCCCTCCCCCGCGCCCCCGCGCGCCAAGGCCCGGCCGGAGGCGTACCGGGCCCCCCGCGCCCCGCGCCTCGTCCCGTCCCCGGTCTTCGTGCTCTCCTCCGTGCGCTCCGGCTCCACCCTGCTGCGCGTCCTCCTCAACAGCCACCCCGAGATCCGCGCCCCGCACGAGATGCACCTGCGCACCCTGCGCGTCGAGCTGACCCGCCCGTACAGCGCCAAGGCCATGGAGGGCCTGGAGCTGGACCGCCGCGAGCTGGAACACCTGCTGTGGGACCGCGTGCTGCACATGGAGCTGGAGCGCAGCGGCAAGCGGGTCATCGTCGACAAGACCCCCGCCAACGCCCTCATCCGCGACCGGCTCGCCGACTGCTGGCCCGACGCCCGCTTCCTCGTCCTGCTCCGCCACCCCGGCGCCGTCGTCTCCTCCCTTGTCAACCGGCGCAAGGAGCCCGACCTCGACGCCATCCACGCCGAGGTCCTCGACTACGGCGAGGCCCTGGAGGCGGCCCGGACGGGGCTGGGCGCGGCGGGGCACGTACTGCGCTACGAGGACCTGACCGCCGAGCCGGCCGGGACCGCCCGCGGCATCTGCGAGTTCCTCGGCGTCGAGTGGGCGCCGGAGATGCTCGACTACGGCGCGCACGACCACGGCACCTTCCGCCCGCACCTGGGCGACTGGAGCAGCAACATCAAGTCGGGCCGCATCCAGCCCGCGCGCGCCGGGGATCACGACGCCGGGCTGACGGGGCGGCTGGCGGAGCTGGCGGAGCTGTGGGGGTACCGGCGCGCGGGGTAG
- a CDS encoding methylmalonyl-CoA mutase family protein, which translates to MARHSESGLPIEPVYGPEALAGWQPEVRLGEPGAYPYTRGVHPTMYTGRPWTMRQYAGFGTAAESNARYRDLIAHGTAGLSVAFDLPTQMGHDSDAVLAHGEVGKVGVAIDSIDDMRVLFDGIPLDEVSTSMTINAPAALLLLLYQLVAEEQGVPAARLTGTIQNDVLKEYIARGTYIFPPKPSLRLIADIFAYCRAEIPRWNTISVSGYHMAEAGASPAQEVAFTLADGIEYVRTAVAAGMDVDDFAPRVSFFFVSRTTILEEVAKFRAARRIWARVMREEFGARNPKSLMLRFHTQTAGVQLTAQQPEVNLARVTVQALAAVLGGTQSLHTNAFDEAIALPTDKSARLALRTQQVLAYETDVTATVDPFAGSYVVETMTDELEAAAVELMQRVEDQGGAVSAIENGFQKGEIERSAYRIAQETEAGERVVVGVNRYQLAEEDPYEPLRVDPGIEKRQVERLARLRAERDRGAVEAALAELTTAAEGTANVLYPMKRALAARATVGEVCDALRGVWGAYEPVNAF; encoded by the coding sequence ATGGCACGCCACTCGGAGTCGGGTCTGCCCATCGAGCCCGTGTACGGGCCGGAGGCCCTGGCCGGCTGGCAACCCGAGGTGCGGCTCGGAGAGCCCGGCGCGTACCCGTACACCCGCGGCGTCCACCCGACGATGTACACGGGCCGGCCGTGGACGATGCGCCAGTACGCGGGCTTCGGCACCGCCGCCGAGTCCAACGCCCGCTACCGCGACCTGATCGCCCACGGCACGGCGGGCCTGTCCGTCGCCTTCGACCTGCCGACGCAGATGGGCCACGACTCCGACGCGGTCCTCGCGCACGGCGAGGTCGGCAAGGTCGGCGTCGCCATCGACTCGATCGACGACATGCGGGTGCTCTTCGACGGCATTCCGCTGGACGAGGTGTCCACGTCGATGACGATCAACGCCCCGGCCGCGCTGCTGCTCCTGCTCTACCAGCTCGTCGCCGAGGAACAGGGCGTCCCGGCCGCACGGCTCACCGGCACGATCCAGAACGACGTGCTGAAGGAGTACATCGCGCGCGGCACGTACATCTTCCCGCCGAAGCCGTCGCTGCGGCTGATCGCCGACATCTTCGCCTACTGCCGCGCCGAGATCCCGAGGTGGAACACCATCTCGGTCTCCGGCTACCACATGGCGGAGGCGGGCGCCTCACCCGCGCAGGAGGTCGCGTTCACGCTGGCGGACGGCATCGAGTACGTGCGCACCGCCGTCGCCGCGGGCATGGACGTGGACGACTTCGCGCCCAGGGTGTCGTTCTTCTTCGTCTCCCGCACCACGATCCTGGAGGAGGTCGCCAAGTTCCGCGCCGCGCGCCGCATCTGGGCGCGGGTGATGCGCGAGGAGTTCGGCGCGCGCAACCCCAAGTCGCTGATGCTCCGCTTCCACACCCAGACCGCCGGCGTCCAGCTCACCGCCCAGCAGCCCGAGGTGAACCTGGCCCGCGTCACGGTCCAGGCGCTGGCGGCGGTCCTCGGCGGCACGCAGTCGCTGCACACCAACGCCTTCGACGAGGCCATCGCGCTGCCCACCGACAAGTCGGCGCGCCTCGCGCTGCGGACCCAGCAGGTGCTGGCGTACGAGACGGACGTGACCGCGACCGTCGACCCCTTCGCCGGGTCGTACGTGGTGGAGACGATGACCGACGAGCTGGAGGCGGCGGCGGTGGAGCTGATGCAGCGGGTCGAGGACCAGGGCGGCGCGGTCAGCGCGATCGAGAACGGCTTCCAGAAGGGCGAGATCGAGCGCAGCGCGTACCGGATCGCGCAGGAGACGGAGGCCGGCGAACGGGTCGTGGTGGGCGTCAACCGCTACCAGTTGGCGGAGGAGGACCCGTACGAGCCGCTGCGCGTCGACCCGGGGATCGAGAAGCGGCAGGTGGAACGGCTGGCGCGGCTGCGCGCGGAGCGCGACCGGGGGGCGGTGGAGGCGGCCCTGGCGGAGCTGACGACGGCGGCGGAGGGGACGGCGAACGTGCTGTACCCGATGAAGCGTGCGCTGGCGGCGCGGGCGACGGTGGGCGAGGTGTGCGACGCGCTGCGGGGGGTGTGGGGGGCGTATGAGCCGGTGAACGCGTTCTAG
- a CDS encoding NmrA/HSCARG family protein, with product MSNTQTVLVIGATGNQGGATARELLARGRQVRALVRDPDKPEARELADRGAELVRGDMDDAASLRRAMAGVHGVFSVQALAYEPETLAAEVRQGKAVADAAKEAGIRHFVYSSVGGAERETGIDHFESKAEIERHILALQLPATVLRPVFFMNNLLHYADAAGERLMELPVKPDKPMQMIASDDIGFFAAAAFDDPEHYVGRQIELAGDEITFPEVAEVYERVTGVATRFTALPIEERMFEWFAEDGYQADIHALRQVHPALMTFEEFLSGRLGALTA from the coding sequence GTGAGCAACACACAGACGGTCCTTGTCATCGGCGCAACAGGAAACCAGGGCGGCGCCACCGCACGAGAGTTGCTCGCGCGCGGCCGGCAGGTCCGGGCTCTGGTACGCGACCCGGACAAGCCCGAGGCCCGGGAGCTGGCGGACCGGGGGGCCGAACTCGTCCGGGGCGACATGGACGACGCGGCGTCGCTGCGCCGCGCGATGGCCGGCGTCCACGGCGTGTTCAGTGTGCAGGCGCTGGCGTACGAACCGGAGACCCTGGCCGCAGAGGTCCGGCAGGGCAAGGCGGTCGCGGACGCGGCGAAGGAGGCGGGGATCCGGCACTTCGTATACAGCTCCGTGGGCGGCGCCGAACGCGAGACCGGGATCGACCACTTCGAGAGCAAGGCCGAGATCGAGCGGCACATCCTGGCACTCCAGTTGCCCGCCACCGTGCTGCGGCCTGTGTTCTTCATGAACAATCTGCTGCACTACGCGGACGCCGCGGGCGAACGTCTCATGGAGCTCCCCGTCAAGCCGGACAAGCCGATGCAGATGATCGCGAGCGACGACATCGGGTTCTTCGCCGCGGCGGCCTTCGACGACCCGGAACACTACGTCGGCCGCCAGATCGAGCTGGCCGGCGACGAGATCACCTTCCCCGAGGTGGCGGAGGTCTACGAGCGGGTCACGGGCGTCGCCACGCGGTTCACGGCCCTGCCGATCGAAGAGCGCATGTTCGAGTGGTTCGCGGAAGACGGCTACCAGGCGGACATCCACGCGCTGCGGCAGGTGCATCCCGCCCTCATGACGTTCGAGGAATTCCTCTCCGGGCGGCTCGGGGCACTTACTGCCTGA
- a CDS encoding amidohydrolase: MSRDAEPESGPDALLPGGLPAALNAELIAFRRDLHMHPELGNQEFRTTAALKERLEQEGLAPRVLPAGTGLICDIGVDPDGPPPGPMLALRADIDALPIPDTKTVPYRSAVPDRAHACGHDVHTVVVLGAGIVLAGLAREGLLPQPVRLIFQPAEEVLPGGATDAIEAGVLEGVGRIIGVHCDPRVDVGRIGLRQGAITSACDRLEISLDGPGGHTARPHLTTDLVTAAARVATDVPALLGRRVDARAGLAVTFGRLHVGHACNVVPQHAELSGTVRCLDLDTWRRAPDLVHAAVDEVASMHRAKSAITYVRGVPPVVNEPAMTALLANAMTARRGVQAVETTEQSLGGEDFSWYLEHVPGALARLGVRAVGETGLPRDLHQGDFDVDEGAIQVGVELFTAAALLDASTVD, encoded by the coding sequence ATGTCCCGTGACGCAGAGCCCGAGTCCGGTCCCGACGCGCTGCTGCCCGGAGGGCTCCCGGCGGCGCTGAACGCCGAACTCATCGCGTTCCGGCGGGACTTGCACATGCACCCGGAGCTGGGCAACCAGGAGTTCCGTACCACCGCCGCGCTCAAGGAGCGGCTGGAGCAGGAGGGCCTCGCCCCGCGCGTGCTCCCGGCGGGCACCGGGCTGATCTGCGACATCGGCGTGGACCCGGACGGCCCGCCGCCCGGCCCGATGCTCGCGCTGCGCGCGGACATCGACGCGCTGCCGATCCCGGACACCAAGACGGTGCCGTACCGCTCCGCCGTCCCCGACCGCGCCCACGCCTGCGGCCACGACGTCCACACGGTGGTCGTCCTGGGCGCGGGCATCGTCCTCGCCGGCCTGGCCCGCGAGGGCCTGCTGCCGCAGCCGGTACGGCTGATCTTCCAGCCCGCCGAGGAGGTGCTGCCCGGCGGCGCCACCGACGCGATCGAAGCCGGGGTGCTGGAGGGCGTGGGCCGGATCATCGGCGTGCACTGCGACCCGCGGGTGGACGTGGGCCGCATCGGCCTGCGCCAGGGCGCCATCACGTCCGCCTGCGACCGCCTCGAGATCTCCCTCGACGGCCCCGGCGGCCACACCGCGCGCCCTCACCTGACCACCGACCTGGTCACGGCGGCCGCCCGCGTGGCCACCGACGTCCCGGCCCTCCTCGGCCGCCGCGTGGACGCCCGCGCCGGCCTGGCGGTCACCTTCGGCCGCCTCCACGTCGGCCACGCCTGCAACGTCGTCCCCCAGCACGCGGAGCTGTCCGGCACGGTCCGCTGCCTCGACCTGGACACCTGGCGCCGCGCCCCGGACCTGGTTCACGCGGCGGTCGACGAGGTCGCGTCCATGCACCGCGCGAAGTCCGCCATCACGTACGTCCGCGGCGTCCCGCCGGTGGTCAACGAACCGGCGATGACGGCGTTGCTGGCGAACGCGATGACGGCGCGGCGGGGCGTGCAGGCGGTGGAGACGACGGAACAGAGCCTGGGCGGGGAGGACTTCTCCTGGTACCTGGAGCACGTCCCGGGCGCGCTGGCGCGGTTGGGCGTGCGGGCAGTGGGCGAGACGGGGCTGCCGCGGGACCTGCACCAGGGGGACTTCGACGTGGACGAGGGCGCGATCCAGGTGGGAGTGGAACTCTTCACGGCGGCGGCACTGCTGGACGCGAGCACGGTGGACTGA
- a CDS encoding N-acetylneuraminate synthase family protein, whose translation MSSTQRFRTFGDRVVGPGRPVYVTGEIGINHNGDLDNAMALIDAAVEAGCDAVKFQKRTPEICTPRDQWDIERDTPWGRMTYIDYRHRVEFGEEEYRAIDAHCKERGIHWFASPWDTEAVAFLEKFDVPAHKVASASLTDDELLRAMRATGRTVVLSTGMSTPKQIRHAVEVLGSDNILLCHATSTYPAKAEELNLRMIHTLQAEFPNVPIGYSGHETGLQTSLAAVALGAVFVERHITLDRAMWGSDQAASVEPQGLARLVRDIRVVEESLGDGVKKVYDSELAPMKKLRRVKGVVAEAAESADGTGTEKEPVGV comes from the coding sequence ATGAGCTCCACCCAGCGTTTCCGCACCTTTGGCGACCGCGTCGTCGGCCCCGGCCGGCCGGTGTACGTCACGGGTGAGATCGGCATCAACCACAACGGCGACCTCGACAACGCCATGGCGCTGATCGACGCCGCCGTCGAGGCGGGCTGCGACGCGGTGAAGTTCCAGAAGCGCACGCCCGAGATCTGCACCCCGCGCGATCAGTGGGACATCGAGCGCGACACGCCCTGGGGCCGGATGACGTACATCGACTACCGGCACCGCGTCGAGTTCGGCGAGGAGGAGTACCGGGCGATCGACGCGCACTGCAAGGAGCGCGGCATCCACTGGTTCGCCTCCCCCTGGGACACCGAGGCCGTCGCCTTCCTGGAGAAGTTCGACGTGCCCGCGCACAAGGTCGCCTCCGCCTCGCTGACCGACGACGAGCTGCTGCGCGCCATGCGCGCCACCGGCCGCACGGTCGTGCTGTCCACCGGCATGTCGACCCCGAAGCAGATCCGGCACGCGGTGGAGGTGCTGGGCAGTGACAACATTCTGCTCTGCCACGCCACCAGCACGTACCCGGCGAAGGCCGAGGAGCTCAACCTGCGCATGATCCACACGCTGCAGGCCGAGTTCCCGAACGTGCCGATCGGCTACTCCGGCCACGAGACGGGCCTGCAGACCTCGCTCGCCGCGGTCGCCCTGGGCGCCGTCTTCGTCGAGCGGCACATCACGCTGGACCGCGCGATGTGGGGCTCGGACCAGGCCGCCTCGGTCGAGCCGCAGGGCCTGGCGCGGCTGGTGCGCGACATCCGCGTGGTCGAGGAGTCCCTCGGCGACGGCGTGAAGAAGGTCTACGACAGCGAGCTGGCGCCGATGAAGAAGCTGCGCCGGGTCAAGGGAGTCGTCGCGGAGGCCGCCGAGTCGGCCGACGGGACGGGAACCGAGAAGGAGCCGGTCGGGGTATGA
- a CDS encoding acylneuraminate cytidylyltransferase, which produces MSQPESAARVLAVIPARGGSKGVPGKNLARVGGVPLVARAVRQCLAAELVTDVVVSTDDDTIASVAREAGAEVVRRPAEIAGDTASSEAAVLHALDTHEERTGATMAAVLLVQCTSPFLTGADIDGVTRAVLDEGADSALTVAPFHGFIWRDEADEAETAAVAETPAAAKTPAVAEATAVAKAAATGAAPTKAAPTKVAPAVEAAPAQGYGVNHDKSYRPRRQDRPQDLLETGAAYAMRTPGFREHRHRFFGRTAPVRTDAARVLEVDEPDDLTRARALAPLLDVPGPGSLPTRRDVDAIVLDFDGTQTDDRVYIDADGRELVAVHRGDGLGIAALRRAELKLLILSTEQNPVVAARARKLHLPVLHGVDRKDIALKKWCEEEGIAPERVLYVGNDVNDLPCFGLVGWPVAVAGAHAIVRDAARAVTSTPGGDGAIREIASWILGPSL; this is translated from the coding sequence ATGTCCCAGCCCGAGTCCGCAGCCCGCGTGCTCGCGGTCATCCCCGCCCGCGGGGGGTCCAAGGGCGTCCCAGGCAAGAACCTCGCCCGGGTCGGCGGTGTGCCCCTGGTGGCCCGCGCGGTACGGCAGTGCCTCGCCGCGGAGCTGGTGACCGACGTCGTGGTCTCCACCGACGACGACACCATCGCCTCCGTCGCCCGCGAGGCCGGCGCCGAGGTCGTCCGCCGCCCCGCGGAGATCGCCGGCGACACCGCCTCCAGCGAGGCCGCGGTGCTGCACGCGCTGGACACCCACGAGGAGCGCACCGGCGCGACGATGGCCGCGGTGCTGCTGGTGCAGTGCACGAGCCCGTTCCTGACCGGCGCCGACATCGACGGCGTCACCCGCGCGGTGCTCGACGAGGGCGCGGACAGCGCCCTGACGGTGGCGCCGTTCCACGGGTTCATCTGGCGGGACGAGGCCGACGAGGCGGAGACCGCCGCCGTCGCCGAGACCCCCGCGGCGGCGAAGACCCCGGCCGTCGCGGAGGCGACCGCCGTGGCCAAGGCCGCGGCGACGGGCGCCGCGCCGACGAAGGCCGCGCCGACGAAGGTCGCCCCGGCCGTCGAAGCCGCCCCCGCCCAGGGCTACGGCGTCAACCACGACAAGTCGTACCGCCCCCGCCGCCAGGACCGCCCGCAGGACCTGCTGGAGACCGGCGCCGCGTACGCCATGCGCACCCCCGGCTTCCGCGAGCACCGCCACCGCTTCTTCGGCCGCACCGCCCCGGTGCGTACCGACGCGGCCCGCGTCCTGGAGGTCGACGAGCCGGACGACCTGACCCGCGCCCGCGCGCTGGCCCCCCTGCTCGACGTGCCGGGACCGGGCTCGCTGCCCACCCGCCGCGACGTCGACGCCATCGTCCTCGACTTCGACGGCACCCAGACCGACGACCGCGTCTACATCGACGCCGACGGCCGCGAGCTGGTCGCCGTCCACCGCGGCGACGGCCTCGGCATCGCCGCGCTGCGCCGCGCCGAGCTGAAGCTGCTCATCCTTTCCACGGAACAGAACCCGGTCGTCGCCGCGCGGGCACGCAAACTTCACCTCCCCGTTCTGCACGGGGTCGACCGTAAGGACATCGCACTGAAGAAGTGGTGCGAGGAGGAGGGCATCGCGCCCGAGCGGGTGCTCTACGTCGGTAACGACGTGAACGACCTGCCGTGCTTCGGCCTCGTCGGCTGGCCCGTCGCGGTCGCCGGCGCCCACGCGATCGTGCGGGACGCGGCGCGTGCGGTGACGTCCACCCCCGGAGGCGACGGAGCGATCCGCGAGATCGCCTCGTGGATCCTCGGTCCCTCCCTGTAG
- a CDS encoding DUF6716 putative glycosyltransferase, with amino-acid sequence MLNDPPSQLRTAVLADSDTRWKWGALTARRMAPEAVLDGYLLHGRATPTARQLAEVGVAAETMKEVTAVEFLAAADPDRYDVVLLSCVGGTVQAMLHGLARAWQGARRRPAVVTGYVGVVYEKLSDGLLLRNGADIVLANSRQDAERFRAVYEGVGASPNSVVECALPFLDGEPYDPAAASGDRPYTVVFAVQPSVPDTREDRLYLLRRAVRHAERHPDREVLVKLRSRPGEHTTHIEEAPYQKLAQKLPGGLPKNCSLVYGNMGEVLDRTDLLVTVSSTAALESLHRGIPTAVLTDLGVREPLGNHHFLGSGCLASWDELDAGHLPKPDPVWLSRQGVPGAASAEPYDAAFDRARARLTTLVADPQLPPLAPYYTPETAGGYLPRILARHGLAPTGEPLPQAAVTAEPGPVRRWARTLLRKTARAVYRGGVQRIAPLIRRMGAL; translated from the coding sequence GTGCTCAACGACCCCCCGTCACAGCTTCGCACCGCTGTTCTAGCCGACTCGGACACCCGCTGGAAATGGGGCGCGCTCACCGCTCGCCGCATGGCCCCGGAGGCGGTGCTCGACGGGTATCTGCTGCACGGCCGCGCCACGCCCACGGCCCGCCAGCTCGCCGAGGTCGGCGTGGCCGCGGAGACGATGAAGGAGGTCACGGCCGTCGAGTTCCTGGCCGCCGCCGACCCCGACCGCTACGACGTGGTGCTCCTGTCCTGCGTCGGCGGCACGGTCCAGGCCATGCTGCACGGCCTCGCCCGCGCCTGGCAGGGCGCCAGGCGCCGCCCCGCGGTCGTCACCGGCTACGTCGGCGTGGTGTACGAAAAGCTCTCCGACGGCCTCCTGCTGCGCAACGGCGCCGACATCGTGCTGGCCAACAGCCGCCAGGACGCCGAGCGCTTCCGGGCCGTCTACGAGGGCGTCGGCGCCTCGCCGAACAGCGTGGTGGAGTGCGCGCTGCCCTTCCTCGACGGCGAGCCGTACGACCCGGCCGCCGCCAGCGGCGACCGCCCGTACACCGTCGTCTTCGCCGTCCAGCCCTCCGTGCCCGACACCCGCGAGGACCGCCTCTACCTGCTGCGCCGCGCCGTCCGGCACGCCGAGCGGCACCCGGACCGCGAGGTGCTCGTCAAGCTGCGCAGCCGCCCGGGCGAGCACACGACGCACATCGAAGAGGCGCCGTACCAGAAGCTCGCCCAGAAGCTGCCCGGCGGACTGCCCAAGAACTGCAGCCTGGTCTACGGGAACATGGGCGAGGTCCTCGACCGCACCGACCTGCTCGTCACCGTCAGTTCCACCGCCGCGCTGGAGTCGCTGCACCGCGGCATCCCGACCGCCGTCCTGACCGACCTGGGCGTACGCGAGCCGCTGGGCAACCACCACTTCCTCGGCTCCGGCTGCCTCGCCTCCTGGGACGAGCTGGACGCCGGCCACCTGCCCAAGCCCGACCCCGTGTGGCTGTCCCGCCAGGGCGTCCCCGGCGCGGCCTCCGCCGAGCCGTACGACGCCGCCTTCGACCGCGCCCGGGCCCGGCTGACCACCCTGGTCGCCGACCCGCAGTTGCCGCCGCTGGCGCCGTACTACACCCCCGAGACCGCCGGCGGCTACCTGCCGCGCATCCTCGCCCGGCACGGCCTCGCCCCGACCGGCGAGCCGCTGCCGCAGGCCGCGGTCACCGCCGAGCCGGGCCCGGTGCGCCGCTGGGCGCGCACGCTGCTGCGCAAGACCGCGCGCGCCGTGTACCGGGGCGGCGTGCAGCGCATCGCGCCCCTCATCCGCCGCATGGGGGCGCTGTGA
- a CDS encoding glycosyltransferase family 2 protein, protein MRQLSVIVPFYNVQDYAPETLACLRANAAPGTEFILVDDCSTDSTGELLEQAARHLPGAVYVRHAHNGGLATARNTGLDRARGRYVTFLDGDDWLAPGYYRRLVAAIAELDCDFVRTDHVQCAARARTIHRVPHGRRGVVQDPRSAILPATHPTSVDYAYAWAGIYHRRLLDDGLLHFPDGLRTAEDRPWIWRLHREARTFAVVGLLGVFYRRGVSNSLTQIGDVRQLDFLRAFDQVVEETAADRDAELLLPKAVRNFCAIIAHHLNNIERFEKPVARRLREMSADALRRMPQHVLTEVLDAMDTDRSELLRRLHRRGVPAGVSA, encoded by the coding sequence ATGCGTCAACTCTCCGTGATCGTTCCCTTCTACAACGTGCAGGACTACGCGCCCGAGACGCTCGCCTGCCTGCGCGCCAACGCGGCACCCGGCACCGAGTTCATCCTGGTCGACGACTGCTCGACGGACAGCACCGGCGAACTGCTGGAGCAGGCCGCGCGCCACCTGCCGGGCGCCGTGTACGTACGCCACGCGCACAACGGCGGCCTGGCCACCGCCCGCAACACCGGGCTCGACCGGGCCCGCGGCCGGTACGTCACCTTCCTCGACGGCGACGACTGGCTCGCCCCCGGCTACTACCGCCGGCTGGTGGCGGCCATCGCCGAGCTGGACTGCGACTTCGTCCGCACCGACCACGTGCAGTGCGCCGCCCGCGCCCGCACCATCCACCGCGTCCCGCACGGCCGCCGCGGCGTCGTCCAGGACCCGCGGTCGGCGATCCTGCCGGCGACGCACCCGACGTCGGTGGACTACGCCTACGCCTGGGCCGGCATCTACCACCGCCGGCTCCTGGACGACGGCCTGCTGCACTTCCCCGACGGGCTGCGGACGGCCGAGGACCGGCCGTGGATCTGGCGGCTGCACCGCGAGGCGCGGACGTTCGCGGTCGTCGGGCTGCTCGGCGTCTTCTACCGCCGCGGCGTTTCAAACTCCCTCACCCAGATCGGTGACGTACGCCAGCTCGACTTCCTGCGCGCCTTCGACCAGGTGGTCGAGGAGACCGCGGCGGACCGGGACGCGGAGCTGCTGCTGCCGAAGGCGGTGCGGAACTTCTGCGCGATCATCGCGCACCATCTGAACAACATCGAACGGTTCGAGAAGCCCGTGGCGCGCAGACTGCGCGAGATGAGCGCCGACGCGCTGCGCCGCATGCCGCAGCACGTACTCACGGAGGTCCTGGACGCGATGGACACGGATCGCTCGGAACTGCTGCGCCGGCTGCACCGCAGGGGCGTGCCGGCGGGGGTGTCCGCCTGA
- a CDS encoding polysialyltransferase family glycosyltransferase yields the protein MASTLYGTATLAAALDAGLFPAADRRILLLTNNAANPETTPAVDAMAGFAQLRSRFDDVQDWNHAIRPLHPSSWEPRTEDVPLWERHLRLLWGLGDDRLTLVVESIQVSPARALVQLFPDAALHVYADGLMSYGPTRNKLSSFVGTRVERLLHPDLLPGVRPMLLTEFGVPSEIVPTEELKKVLAELSAPTDLELPAEGSSPALLLGQYLSALKILTAEEEEELHVRMLRGAAGLGHRSVVFKPHPMAPARVSRLLEEEAGSLGVSLTVLDSPVLAEVLYERLRPALVAGAFSTALMTASTLYGLPVARIGTDTLLDRLTPYENSNRVPVTIADVLLPSLDDPEAVRGWRAPTAAEAQAKLGGLLTAVGFTMQPRIYARRRPEVEQWLAAELDADTWRYFKRRRLTVEGLPGGVPKRLAFVPRSPAVRRVARRARALKRRLR from the coding sequence ATGGCCTCCACCCTCTACGGCACCGCGACCCTCGCCGCCGCCCTGGACGCCGGCCTCTTCCCCGCCGCGGACCGCCGCATCCTGCTGCTCACCAACAACGCCGCGAACCCGGAGACCACCCCGGCCGTCGACGCCATGGCCGGCTTCGCGCAACTGCGCTCCCGCTTCGACGACGTACAGGACTGGAACCACGCCATCCGCCCGCTGCACCCCTCTTCCTGGGAGCCGCGCACCGAGGACGTGCCCCTGTGGGAGCGGCACCTGCGGCTGCTGTGGGGCCTGGGCGACGACCGGCTCACGCTCGTCGTGGAGTCGATCCAGGTCAGCCCCGCGCGGGCGCTCGTCCAGCTCTTCCCCGACGCGGCCCTGCACGTCTACGCCGACGGCCTGATGAGCTACGGCCCCACCCGCAACAAGCTCTCCTCCTTTGTCGGCACGCGCGTCGAGCGGCTGCTCCACCCCGACCTGCTGCCGGGCGTACGGCCCATGCTGCTCACGGAGTTCGGCGTCCCGTCGGAGATCGTGCCGACGGAGGAGCTGAAGAAGGTGCTGGCCGAACTGTCGGCCCCCACCGACCTCGAACTTCCCGCCGAAGGGTCCTCGCCCGCACTCCTCCTGGGCCAGTACCTGTCGGCGCTGAAGATCCTCACGGCGGAGGAGGAAGAGGAACTGCACGTACGGATGCTGCGCGGGGCGGCCGGACTGGGCCACCGCAGCGTGGTGTTCAAGCCGCACCCGATGGCGCCGGCCCGGGTCTCCCGGCTGCTGGAGGAGGAGGCGGGCAGCCTCGGCGTGTCGCTGACGGTGCTCGACTCCCCGGTGCTGGCGGAGGTGCTGTACGAGCGGCTGCGCCCGGCGCTGGTGGCCGGCGCGTTCTCCACGGCGCTGATGACGGCGTCGACGCTGTACGGGCTGCCGGTGGCGAGAATCGGGACCGACACGCTGCTGGACCGGCTGACCCCGTACGAGAACAGCAACCGCGTCCCCGTCACGATCGCCGACGTGCTGCTGCCGTCGCTGGACGACCCGGAGGCGGTGCGCGGCTGGCGGGCGCCGACGGCGGCGGAGGCGCAGGCGAAGCTCGGCGGGCTGCTGACGGCGGTGGGCTTCACCATGCAGCCGCGGATCTACGCGCGGCGGCGCCCCGAGGTCGAGCAGTGGCTGGCGGCGGAGCTGGACGCGGACACGTGGCGGTACTTCAAGCGGCGCCGGCTGACGGTGGAAGGGCTGCCGGGCGGGGTGCCGAAGCGGCTGGCGTTCGTACCGCGCAGCCCGGCGGTGCGGAGGGTGGCGCGGCGGGCGCGGGCGCTGAAGCGCCGGCTGCGGTGA